The segment AGAGATGAAAAATATGTAGAACTTGTTATTGAAGACATAATTCCGATTATTGCAAAAAATGGGCTTGCCGACTTTAACGATGTCTGGTGCGAAAAAGGACAGTTCACAAGGGAACAGGCAAAGAAAATCCTATCTCAGGGCAAGAAAATGGGGCTAAAGCCAAAGATACATGCAGATGAATTTTCAGACTGTGGTGGTGCAGAGGTCGCAGCTCTTGTTGGTGCAATCTCAGCAGACCACCTTGTCCACTCAAACGGAGAGGCACTAAAAAAGATGAAAGATGCAGGCGTTGTTGCAGTCCTTCTTCCGAATGCAATGTTTTTCCTCGGGAAAGATACATACGCACCATACGAAGTTATGAAAGACCTTGGGCTTACAGTTGCACTTGGAACAGACTTCAACCCAGGCACTTCCTTCTGCCCATCGATGCCTTTCATCATAACACTTGCTATTATGAAATTGAAAATGACCGTTGAAGATGCAATAATTGCTTCAACAAAAAATGCAGCAAAAGCAATAGACATAGACAAGGAAGTTGGAACACTTGAAGTTGGAAAACGTGCAAACATAAACATCCTTGATATTGATAATTATGAGCAAATCCCATATAGGATTGCACAGAATTATGTAGAGACAGTTATATCAAACGGCGAAATCCTTAAAGGAGGATAAATGGAAAACCTTAAAAGAACACCGCTCTATGAAGAGCATGTAAAACTTGGCGCACAGATGACGCCCTTTGCAGGGTATGAAATGCCTTTGAAGTACACAAGCATTAAGGAAGAGCACCTTGCAGTTAGAAACGCTCTCGGGATTTTTGATGTGTCGCATATGGGAGAAATTGAACTAAGGGGAAAAGATGCCCTCAAATTCGCAAACTACCTCGTTACAAACAATGTCCTTGATATGAAATTTGGAAGGGTAAAATACACCCCAATGTGCTATGAGCATGGCGGAGAGGTTGACGACCTCTTTGTCTACAACATTAACGAGGATTTTGTGCTTCTTGTAGTGAATGCCTCAAACTATGAAAAAGACCTCAAGTTCGTGCTTGACCACAAAGATGGTTTTGATGTTGAAGTGCTTGGAAAAACTGAAGATTACGGTGAAGTTGCAATCCAGGGACCAAAAGCAGAGGAATTTTTGAAAAACTATTTTGAAGGTTCAGCACCTCTTGAAAAACTCGGCTACTTCAAGGCAACATACGGAAAACTTTTTGGAGTTAATGTCCTTATCTCGAGGACTGGCTACACGGGAGAAGATGGCTTTGAGGTTTACGCAAGCCCAGAAGAAATTGGAATCATCTGGAATGAATCCTTAAAGAAAGGTGAAGCATTCGGCATAAAGCCTGCTGGGCTTGGCGCAAGGGATACATTAAGGTTTGAGGTTTGTTATTGGCTCTACGGGAACGATATTGATGAAACAACAAACCCCTTTGAAGCAGGACAGGACTTTGCAGTAAAAATGGATAAGGAAAACTTTGTTGGAAAGGTTGCACTTGAAAAAGTTTTGAAGGATGGTATTAAAAGAAAACTTACAGGTTTCAAGGTGCTCTCGGGTGGGATTCCACGCCACGGTATGAAGATATATAACGAAGAAGGCATTGAAGTGGGACACATAACATCAGGAAATATGTCATTTATCCGAAACGAAATCCTTGCACTTGGATATGTAAAGATTGAATACACAAGCATTGGAACACATTTGAAGGTAGTTGATTCCGCCCGCACATTTGAGTTAGAAGTAATTCCAACACCATTTATTGAGCCAAGAGCAGGAAAGAAAAAAGTTTGAAAATTAAAAATGTTTTGTTATAATGTATTGTTAAAAAAGTTTAACAAAAACTTCAAGGAGGTTTGAAAATGAAAATATCAAAGATGATTCAAAGAGCAGGAACAGAAACTGCCTTTGAAATGCTTGCAAAAGCAAAAGAACTTGAACGTCAAGGGAAAAGTGTTGTCCACTTTGAAATTGGAGAGCCAGATTTTAACACCCCTGAAAATGTAAAAGAAGCAGGAATAAAAGCAATTAAGGAAAATTATACACACTACTCCCCAACCCAGGGCATTCTTGAATTAAGAGAAGCAGTTGCAGAATACATCTCAAAGACAAGAGACATTAAAGTTACACCTGACGAAGTTATTATAACTCCAGGCGGTAAGGATGTAATTTTCAGCACAATGCTTTCACTTCTCGACGAGGGGGACGAAGCAATATATCCAAACCCAGGATATCCAATCTATGAATCAGCAATAAAACTTGTTGGCGCAAAGCCAGTGCCAATGCCACTCAGGGAAGAAAACGATTTTGCATTCGACAGACATGAATTTGAAAAACTTGTAACGCCAAAAACAAGGTTGATTGTTATTAATTCCCCTGCAAACCCAACTGGCGGCATCCTTTCCTACGAAGACCTTGAGTTCATCGCAGACATCGCAAAGAAAAACGACATAATGATTCTTTCAGATGAAATCTATTCAAGGATCATCTACGAAGGAAAATTTGTAAGCATTGCTTCACTTCCCGGCATGAAGGAAAGGACAATAATACTTGATGGGTTCTCAAAGACTTACGCAATGACAGGTTGGAGACTTGGTTATGCAGTTGCAAACAAAGAGGTAATTGAGGCACTTAAGAGAGTTGCAGTAAACTCTTTCTCCTGTGTTGCAACATTCGTGCAGATGGCAGGTGTTGAAGCACTCCGTGGACCACAGGATGAGGTAGAAAAGATGAGGAAAGAATATGAGGAAAGAAGAAACCTCATTATTAAGGGCTTGAACGAAATTCCAGGCTTCTCAGTTAAGATGCCAAAGGGTGCATTCTATGCATTCCCCAATGTCAAGAAACTTGGAAAACCATCCAAGGAACTTGCAGATTACCTGCTCTACGAAGCAGGCGTGTGCACTCTCTCAGGCACTGCCTTTGGCGAATATGGTGAAGGTTATCTAAGGTTCTCTTACGCAACCTCCAAGGAGAACATTATTGAGGGGCTTAAGAGAGTAAAACAGGCAATTGAAAAGATCGCATAGGATTTTTCATTAGGGGGGCTTAAGCCCCCTTTTTTCTTATATGGCACTAATAAAATTTTTGGGAACTGCTGGTGCACGCTTTGTTGTTGCAAAGCAGTTACGCTACTCTGCAGGCACAGTTATAAAAAGCAAAAACGCAACCCTTATCCTTGACCCGGGTCCCGGGACACTTTTAAGGCTTTCCTCTGCACGCCCAAAAGTCCCAATTGAGACAGTTGACGGTATAATCTTAACGCACCTTCACCTCGACCACTCAACCGATGCAAACATAATCCTTGATTCGATTACAGAAGGTGGTCTAAAGACTTTCGGCGTTATCTTTACAACAGATGAAGCCCTCAATTCAGAAAATAGGGTTATTCTTCCATTTCTTCGACCGCACCTTCAGGGAATATATACTTTTGAACACAAAAAATCTTTTGAGTTTAAGGACATAAAGTTCACATCTTTTAAGCATAATCACACTGCAGAAACCTATGGTATAAGGTTAGAAATAGAAGGAAAAGTTGTTTCCTTTGTTGTTGATACGCTCTTCTTTAACGAACTTTTAGATTATTACAAAGATTCCGACTATCTTATTCTGAATGTAGTGAGAGTTTCTGAAAAAGAAGGTGTTATGCATCTAACGGTTACGGATGTAGAGAAGTTTATAAAATATGCAAATCCAAAAAAAGTAATAATGACTCACTTTGGGATGACAATGCTAAGGGCAAATCCCGAAAAAGTTGCGGAGTCCCTTTCGGAAAAATATGGTATAGAAGTTATTGCTGCATACGATGGATTGACAGTCGAATTTTAGGAGGTAAAAAATGAAATTAGGGTTGGTTTTGTCAGGTGGCGGTGCAAGAGGGCTTGCACATATTGGTGTTCTAAGGGCACTTGAAGAAAGTGGCATTCATCCTGATATAATTACCGGGGCTTCAATGGGTGGAATTGTTGGGGCACTTTACGCACTCAACATTAACGCAACGGAACTCCAGTCGATGCTAACGGATTTGAACTTTGATGAACTGCTTGAAGCAAGAAACTTCTTTTACTCTCAAAAGGCAAACAAGATTCTTAATTCTGTGATACAACAAACAGCACTTATACCCTTGTTCACAAAATTAGGCTTTGATTCTGGAAGAAAAATAAGAAAAGTTTTTAAGGAGTTAACACATGATAAGGAATTTAAGGACCTCAAAATCCCATTTGCATGCGTTGCAGTGGATTTGATTACCGAGCGCCTCATTACCCTTAACTCAGGAAAACTTTACGAGGCAATGTATGCAACAGGTGCTATACCTCCTTATCTTGAGCCCCTTGAGAAAGATGGTATGCTTCTTGCAGATGGAGGAATCCTTTCTAACGCACCGGTTGATGCTGCAAAAGAGATGGGTGCAGATAAGGTAATCGTAGTTGATGTGAACCCGCTTCAAACATTTAGAAGGAAGGAAAACTATAAAAACGCATTTGATATTATTTTACGTGTCCTCGATACAACTCTTGATGCACTCTACATTGACGACCTTGCTAAGGCTGACTACCTAATCCAGATTCCGCTAAATTTTGATATTTTTGAGTTTGATAAAAAGGATGAGATTGTAAAAATTGGGTATATGGTTGGAAAAGAAAGTATTCTTGCTAAGAATTTGAAGTCATTGAAGTCGAAATAAGTTTTAGTGTTAAAAGAACTCCTGAAAGAGAAACAACAAACCCAAGAAGAAATACGCCATTTAATTTTGAAAATTTATATGCAAGGCTAAAAATTGCAGGACCAAGCGTCTGTCCCAAATTTACCATAGAGCCGTTTACAGTCATTGTGAAGCCCCTTATTTTTTCATCTGTGAACTTGTTTATGAGGTGTGGCGTAAGAGGAATATTTATGCCCTGAGCAACACCAAAAGCAATTGAACCAAACGTAAGAAACAAATAATTTGTGGAGAATAAAAACAAAACCATGGAGATACTATAGAAGGCAAACGCAGAGACATAAACAACCTCGTCTTTGAAAAACTCTGTAATTTTTTCTATCTCAAAAGAAACAAAAGCTGCAACAAGCGAAGAAATCCCCATAAAAATACCTGTAAGCGTCCCCGACATCAAGAACCTATACTTTGTTAAAAATGAAAAGTAATTGAGATACGCTCCATAAAGCCCAATAAATGTAATGATTGTCCCTAAAAACACAAGCAAAAGTTTTCCTTTCAAGGCATTTGTAAGGGGGACACTCACTTTGTTTTCATAATCCACCCTTTTACTTTCCTTAAGAAGCACAAAAAGAAGTGCAAAAGCAACAAACGAAAACATCGAAAGAAGGAATGGGCTTTTTGGATTTATATCTGAAAGAATCCCTCCAAGGATTGGAAATACAGTTAAAGCAATAGAAGTTACAACGCCGTTTATGCCAAGTGCAAATTTGAGGGCACGGTCTTTAAAAGTATCTCCAAGGATTGCAACATTAAGCGAAAGCAAAGTAGATGCACCAATGCCCTGTATAAAACGGATTATAAGGAGCGTTTCGAAGTCTTTTGCAAAGTAACCCAATGACCCCAGCCCAAAGACAAAGAGGGCAAAGGCTAAAACGATTTTTCTTCCAAATTTATCCGAGAGATACCCAAGTATTGGTGAAAAAATTATACCGGGAAGCGTAAAGAAAAGGAGTATAAGCCCGATTGATTCGTCAGGCACTTTGAAGCACTCTGCAAGTCTTGGTAACGCCGATGACAGACTCGAAATGCCTAAAACGGCAGTGGTTGTAACAAGAATTGCTGCATAAAAATTGCTTTCCTTAAAAATCGAAACTTCGCTTGCTTTATTCTCAGAAAACGAGTTTGTAGAATTGTTTTTTCCCAACTCTTAAGATATCCCCGTTTGAAACTTTTACTTTAAAGCTTGTTACACGCTCTTCATTTATTTTCAACCCACCTTGCTCAATAAGACGCTTAACTTCTGATTTTGAAGGAAGGATGTTTAAGGACACAAGAAGGTTTACAATATCGACCACTCCGTCAGTTACAAAGTTTTCGATGTGAAGTTCCTCTACCTCTTCTGGAAGTTCACGCTTGCTAAAGACCTTGATAAAATTGTCGTATGCTTTTTGCGCCTCATCTTTGCCGTGGAATATCTCAACAATCCCTTTTGCAAGTTCAAGTTTAAGGTCTCTTGGGTTAACCTTCCCCTCTTTTATGCTTTCTTCAATTTCCTTCGCTTTTTCATCGTCAACATCAAGAATAAGGTAATAATACTCTGCAATGAGTTCATCCGGGATTGACATTATTTTTCCAAACATTGTCTTAGGGTCTTCTGTGATGCCAACATAGTTTCCAAGGCTTTTACTCATCTTTTGCACACCATCAAGCCCACGTAAAATTGGCATAATTATTGCAATTTGCGGTTGCTTACCCTTTGCCTCAAGTAGGTGCCTTCCCATAATGAGATTGAATTTCTGGTCAGTCCCGCCCAATTCTACATCAGCATCTATTGCATATGAATCATATGCTTGCATTATAGGATAGAAAAGTTCGTGGAAGAATATCGGTATATCCTGAGAAAATCGCTTTTGGAAGTCGTCCCTCTCAAGAATGCGAGCAAGGGTAAAGTTTGCACAAAGCCTAAACCAATCTTCAAAAGTTATCTTTGAAAGCCATTCTGAATTAAAACGCACTTCTGTCTTATCTTTATCAAGAACTTTAAAGACCTGCTCGAAATAGGTCTTTGCGTTCTCTTGAATTTGCTCCTTTGAAAGAGGCGGACGTGTCTTTGAACGGCCTGAAGGGTCGCCTACAAGCCCTGTAAAGTCGC is part of the Caldisericum sp. genome and harbors:
- a CDS encoding imidazolonepropionase, with product MESQLADLIVFNAKELLTLVESTNEELTEKERKLGIIKDGAVAVKNGRIIAVGKSDEVIRSVKIGKHTYQIDASNKVVMPGFVDPHTHLVFAGTREKEFLLRHQGVPEAKILKEENTGIISTVRNTRKATFEELLEETKKHLQYLVDWGTTTVEIKSGYGLNLEEEIKMLKVAKYLKENTPINIRSTLLAAHIIPPEYHMRDEKYVELVIEDIIPIIAKNGLADFNDVWCEKGQFTREQAKKILSQGKKMGLKPKIHADEFSDCGGAEVAALVGAISADHLVHSNGEALKKMKDAGVVAVLLPNAMFFLGKDTYAPYEVMKDLGLTVALGTDFNPGTSFCPSMPFIITLAIMKLKMTVEDAIIASTKNAAKAIDIDKEVGTLEVGKRANINILDIDNYEQIPYRIAQNYVETVISNGEILKGG
- the gcvT gene encoding glycine cleavage system aminomethyltransferase GcvT, whose product is MENLKRTPLYEEHVKLGAQMTPFAGYEMPLKYTSIKEEHLAVRNALGIFDVSHMGEIELRGKDALKFANYLVTNNVLDMKFGRVKYTPMCYEHGGEVDDLFVYNINEDFVLLVVNASNYEKDLKFVLDHKDGFDVEVLGKTEDYGEVAIQGPKAEEFLKNYFEGSAPLEKLGYFKATYGKLFGVNVLISRTGYTGEDGFEVYASPEEIGIIWNESLKKGEAFGIKPAGLGARDTLRFEVCYWLYGNDIDETTNPFEAGQDFAVKMDKENFVGKVALEKVLKDGIKRKLTGFKVLSGGIPRHGMKIYNEEGIEVGHITSGNMSFIRNEILALGYVKIEYTSIGTHLKVVDSARTFELEVIPTPFIEPRAGKKKV
- a CDS encoding pyridoxal phosphate-dependent aminotransferase produces the protein MKISKMIQRAGTETAFEMLAKAKELERQGKSVVHFEIGEPDFNTPENVKEAGIKAIKENYTHYSPTQGILELREAVAEYISKTRDIKVTPDEVIITPGGKDVIFSTMLSLLDEGDEAIYPNPGYPIYESAIKLVGAKPVPMPLREENDFAFDRHEFEKLVTPKTRLIVINSPANPTGGILSYEDLEFIADIAKKNDIMILSDEIYSRIIYEGKFVSIASLPGMKERTIILDGFSKTYAMTGWRLGYAVANKEVIEALKRVAVNSFSCVATFVQMAGVEALRGPQDEVEKMRKEYEERRNLIIKGLNEIPGFSVKMPKGAFYAFPNVKKLGKPSKELADYLLYEAGVCTLSGTAFGEYGEGYLRFSYATSKENIIEGLKRVKQAIEKIA
- a CDS encoding MBL fold metallo-hydrolase, producing MALIKFLGTAGARFVVAKQLRYSAGTVIKSKNATLILDPGPGTLLRLSSARPKVPIETVDGIILTHLHLDHSTDANIILDSITEGGLKTFGVIFTTDEALNSENRVILPFLRPHLQGIYTFEHKKSFEFKDIKFTSFKHNHTAETYGIRLEIEGKVVSFVVDTLFFNELLDYYKDSDYLILNVVRVSEKEGVMHLTVTDVEKFIKYANPKKVIMTHFGMTMLRANPEKVAESLSEKYGIEVIAAYDGLTVEF
- a CDS encoding patatin-like phospholipase family protein, which codes for MKLGLVLSGGGARGLAHIGVLRALEESGIHPDIITGASMGGIVGALYALNINATELQSMLTDLNFDELLEARNFFYSQKANKILNSVIQQTALIPLFTKLGFDSGRKIRKVFKELTHDKEFKDLKIPFACVAVDLITERLITLNSGKLYEAMYATGAIPPYLEPLEKDGMLLADGGILSNAPVDAAKEMGADKVIVVDVNPLQTFRRKENYKNAFDIILRVLDTTLDALYIDDLAKADYLIQIPLNFDIFEFDKKDEIVKIGYMVGKESILAKNLKSLKSK
- a CDS encoding MFS transporter; translation: MGKNNSTNSFSENKASEVSIFKESNFYAAILVTTTAVLGISSLSSALPRLAECFKVPDESIGLILLFFTLPGIIFSPILGYLSDKFGRKIVLAFALFVFGLGSLGYFAKDFETLLIIRFIQGIGASTLLSLNVAILGDTFKDRALKFALGINGVVTSIALTVFPILGGILSDINPKSPFLLSMFSFVAFALLFVLLKESKRVDYENKVSVPLTNALKGKLLLVFLGTIITFIGLYGAYLNYFSFLTKYRFLMSGTLTGIFMGISSLVAAFVSFEIEKITEFFKDEVVYVSAFAFYSISMVLFLFSTNYLFLTFGSIAFGVAQGINIPLTPHLINKFTDEKIRGFTMTVNGSMVNLGQTLGPAIFSLAYKFSKLNGVFLLGFVVSLSGVLLTLKLISTSMTSNS
- a CDS encoding tyrosine--tRNA ligase: MDAFEKIKRKTVEIINEDELKERLKSGKKLRVKLGADPTAPDLHLGHYVVLRKLRDFQELGHQVVFIIGDFTGLVGDPSGRSKTRPPLSKEQIQENAKTYFEQVFKVLDKDKTEVRFNSEWLSKITFEDWFRLCANFTLARILERDDFQKRFSQDIPIFFHELFYPIMQAYDSYAIDADVELGGTDQKFNLIMGRHLLEAKGKQPQIAIIMPILRGLDGVQKMSKSLGNYVGITEDPKTMFGKIMSIPDELIAEYYYLILDVDDEKAKEIEESIKEGKVNPRDLKLELAKGIVEIFHGKDEAQKAYDNFIKVFSKRELPEEVEELHIENFVTDGVVDIVNLLVSLNILPSKSEVKRLIEQGGLKINEERVTSFKVKVSNGDILRVGKKQFYKLVF